GATCACCAGATCGTCGGCGCCGAGCCCCGACACCATCGCCAACATCCGCCGCGCCGCCGCTTCGCCGGCGGCATCGGGCACCGGGTGGGCGGCCTCGACGACTTCGATCCGTCGGCACGGCGCACCATGACCATAGCGCGTCACCACGAGACCTTCGACATCGGGCAGCCCCAAGGCATCGCGGCGCGGCCAATGACGTTCCAACGCCAAGGCCATGCTCGCGGCGGCCTTTCCCGCGCCGACGACCAACGTGCGTCCGTGCGGCGGGACGGGCAAGTGCGGCGGCAAAACGCGCCCGGGGTCGGCCGCCGCCAAACAGGCCGCGAACATCCCCTTAAGGACGGCATCGGGCGATTGCATCGCGTTTCCCTGACAAAAAAATCCGAAGGCGACAAAATAGCCGCTCATCGTAATCCAACCCCAAGCGATGGCAAGGGACGAAATGGCGTTTTCCCGCTCCGTCGCCATTCTCCCGTCGCCATTTTCCCCGTCACTGTGGGCGTCACTATGGGCGTCACCATGGGCATCGTGTTCACAACGGCGCAAACATGGTACGCTGCCTTTCGTCTCTCAAGCATAGCCACCGCGACCGGAAGTCAGTCCGCCATGATGAAAAAAACCGTTTCCAACGCCTTACTCTCGTTATTCATGGATAAGTCGGCACGGGAAAAATTAAACCGCGTAAAACCTCGGCGCGCACGTCTTCGACGCCTTCGCTATCGACGCCGCCCCCTCGCGTTCCCACCGCCCCGCCGCGCCCACCCGCAACCGACGACGCCCATGCCCACCTAGACGAAAAACTGGAAAACGCAAAACGCACCCTGACGTCCGACCGCCGCGCCTTGATTCGCTCGGCCTTGAAAATTCAACGCGATCAGGCAAAAATGCTCAATGAAATCGACGCCGAAGACCGCGACCGCCTGCGCGCCATAGCGCTCAGTCGCCTCGCCCCCCACCGCAAGGGCGACTGAACGGCGAAGACGATACGACGCAGGGGCGACGCAGGGGCGACGCAGGGCCCTAGATTGGATAGCCTATAGAAAATAAAGATTTTTTCCCCCTCCGACTTCGCTCTATGATCGTCCTCGGCGAGTCCGTTCAGATCATGTTTGCAATTGTGGACCATAATTCCGATATATCTAGAAATTCAGCGTTAACATCCCGATGAAGAAAGGTGCGAAAAGCGTATGTCCCCGTCCAATACGCCCCAAGATCAAAACAAGGAATCCGCGCTTTTAAAAGCCGAACTGTCCGGTCTCTTTCAATATATTCAGCGGGTCCGCAAGGAAATCGCCCACATCTCACGCCCGGCCGACGAGGATCACCATTTCGAGACCATGTCCGAACAGCTGGATGCGGTCATCCGAGCCACGGATGAGGCGTCGGATACGATTATGAGCTGTGCGGAGAAGAACGAAGAGTTGGCGAACGCATGCAAGCAATTGGTGAGCGACCCAACCGCGCTGAAGGTCCTCGCGCAGATTTCCGAAAATCACATGAAGATCATTGAGGCCTGCTCGTTCCAAGATCTAACCAGCCAGCGCGTGACCAAGGTCGCCCGGTCGATTACCTATGTCGAAGACCGGGTCGGCGCCCTGGCCGAATTATGGGGCAAGAACGAAATCGATAAAGTTAAAGTCGTCGGCGTCGAAAAGACCGAGGACGAAAAACTTCTCCACGGCCCGCAGGACCCCGAACGGGCGATCAGCCAGGCCGAGATCGACGCCCTATTCGATTAAGAGACGTCCCGGACATCACCCCCACGACCTAATTCTGCGCACCCGCGCTTGGTCGAGGCGGACCGGCGTGATAGGCTCTTTTCCCGTTTCCTTCCTCCGCTATAAAAGAGAACATCATGATCCGCACAGTGATCCGTAAATTTACCGTGTTGTTGCCCATCGTGGGATTATTCGTCGCCGCCGTCGGGGTTTGCGTCCCGGCGTCCGCCGCCACCCTCAAGCTCGACCCCGAAAACACCCTGTACATGGACCTCAAGGACGGCCGGGTCGTCATTCAGATGCGCCCCGACCTCGCCCCGCACCATGTGGCGCGCATCAAAGAACTGGTTCGCCAAGGGTTTTACGACGGGCTGACCTTCCATCGGGTGATCGCGGGCTTCATGGCTCAGACCGGCGACCCTAGGGGAGACGGCACCGGGGGATCGGGGCAAAAGCTGAAGGCCGAATTTTCCGACGCGCCGCATGTTCGCGGCACGGTGTCGATGGCCCGCGCCCGTTCGATCGACAGCGCCGATAGCCAATTTTTCATCGTCTATTCGCGGGCCGCTAATTTGGACGGCCAGTACACGGTATGGGGACAAGTGGTTCAGGGCATGCGCTTCGTCGATATGATCAAACGCGGCAACCCGGCGGCGAACGGCATGGTCGTCAACCCCGACAAAATCATCCGCATGCAGGTCATGGCCGACGTCAAACCCGCCGCCAAGCCATAAAGCGCCCTCATGATTTTCGACGCCGTGTCGCCGTCACGCGCCGCGCCCGTTGTTGGCGCGGCCGTTGTCATTGCGTCATTGCGCGGCCTGGGGCGCGCTGCGGCCCAGCACCGAGATATTTTCCGCCGACGGATGACTGGGCACCAGTCGCGCCAAGCCCAGGGACAACACCGCGATTACCGCCCCGGCGTAAAACACATATGACGGCGACAGCGTCCACAACACCCCGAAGCTGATCGGAATCACCACCGCGGCGATATGATTGATAGTAAAGCTGACACCCGAGGTCGAAGCCACGTCCGCCGGATCGGCGATCTTCTGAAAATAGGTTTTGCTGGCGATCATCATCGAAAAAAACAGGTTATCGACAACATACAGCCCCCCCGCGACCCAGACGTTGTCAACGACCGCATAGGACAAAAATACCACGATCAAGCCGATGTATTCGCTGCTGAGCACTTGGCGTTCGCCAAAACGCCCGATCATGCGCCCGACAAACGGGGCGAACCACATGCTGATCGCATTGTTAATCAGCATCAGCAAGGCGATATGGGCGGCGTCCAGGCCGAATTTCTGGACCATTAAAAACCCGGCGAAAACGATAAAAATCTGCCGCCGCGCCCCCGACATAAAGGTCAGTAAATAATACAGCCAATAGGCCTTGCGCAGGACAAGGTGCTTGTTTTGAATGGTTTGTCCCTCGAAGCGAGGAAAGGCGATCCAGCAGGCGATGACCGTCAGGATCGTCAGCGACCCACCGATCACATACAGCCACTTCATGTCGATGGCGAACACTTCGAGGCCTAGCCACAGCACGGCGAACACCCCGAGCGAAGCCATCGCGCCCATCGAAATCATTCGCCCCATGGCGACCGGCGCGCGCCCCTTGCTGAGCCACTGCAAGGACAGCGATTGGCGCATGGTCTCGAAATAATGAAAGCCCGTAGACATGATGACCGTGGTCACGTAAAGGCCGATTACCGAGGGGAAAAAACCGGTCAGCGCAGTCCCCAACCCCAGCAACATCATAGCCAAATAGGCAAACGGCTGTTCGCGCAGAAACAGCAACACGAACACCGCGCTGAACGCCAGAAAACCGGGAATTTCGCGCAGACTCTGTAGGGTGCCGATCTCGATCCCGCCAAATGACGCCCGGTGAACGGCGAAGTTGTTCAGCAGCGCCATCCATGTCGCGAAACTAAGCGGCATCGCGACCGACAACACCAACAACAACATTTCCGGGGTGCGCCAAGTCCGTGCGACGGACGGCGGTGGGGTTTGGTTTTGCAACGACATCGATACGTTTTCCTGCGCTTGCGCCGCGACGGAACACCCACCGCGGCATTTTGCTGTCCTTCCACTTTTAACAAAGATTGAAAGCGGCTAATATTCAAAATTATGACAAAAAATATCGAAAAAGAGCCATCTACGCGCATCAACGCCATTCCGGGCGTTCAACTGGACGCCGACGACATCCCCCGCCCCGTCGTGGTGCGCGTGACCACCCTGGAGCGCGGACAAAGCGTGCCCACCCACGCCCACGCCCGCGCCCAACTGGTATACGCCGCCGAAGGCGTGGTCACGGTCGCCACGCCAAGCGGGATTTGGGTCGCCCCGCCATCGCGCGCGGTGTGGGTCGCCCCCGACGTCGAACATAGCGTTCGGGCGTCGAGCCGGGCGGTCATGAACAATCTGTTCCTCGTTCCCGCCCTTGCCCGTCAATTGGCGTTGCCCTCCTGTTGCGTGGTCGCCGTTCCGGATCTGCTGCGCACCCTGCTCGCCCACGGTGCGCAAATGCCGACTTTGTACGAAGAGACCGGCCCGGACGGACGCATCGTCGGCGTTATCGTCGATCAAATTCGGATATTGAAAACCCAACCCCTACATCTTCCCGCGCCCAGCGACCCCCGGCTCAAGATAATCGCCGACGCCCTAATCGCAAACCCCGCGGACAAACGGACGTTGGCGCAATGGGCGCGCGTATCGGGGGCCAGCACGCGCACCCTGGCGCGCCTTTTTCCCCGCCAGACCGGCATGAATTTCGCCCAATGGCGCCAACAGGCCCGCCTGCTCGAAGCATTGAGACGGCTCGCGCACAAGCAACCGGTGACGACGATCGCCCTCGATCTCGGCTACGACAGCCCGAGCGCCTTCATCGCCATCTTTAAGAAGGCGATGGGCGCGACGCCCGGAAAATATTTCGATGGCGCCCCCGCCTCCGCACGAAAGCGACACACTTAAGGCGCGGACGAAACCACCGCGCCGAGGGCGTTTTCGATCGCCGCCATCGCCCGGTCGAGTTTGTCCCCGTCGGGGCCGCCGGCCTGCGCCATGTCGGGCCGACCGCCGCCGCCTTTGCCGCCGACCGCCGCCGCCCCGGCGCGCACCAGATCGACGGCGCTGACCTTGTCCTTGATATCCGCGCTGACCGCCACCACCAGAGACGCCTTGCCTTCGACGTTCGAGCCCAGCGCGGCGACGCCCGAGCCTATCTGGCTCAAAATTTCGTCGGCCATGCCCTTGAGGTCCTTGGCGGGCACGCCTTCCATGATGCGCGGCGCGAAGGCGATATCACCGACCGTCTTGGCCGGGGCGCGCCCGCCGCCGGACGCCATCCGGCGGCGGGTTTCGAGCAGTTCGCGTTCCAACTTCTTACGCTCGTCCATCAAGGCGCGTATCCGCGCGGGAACCTCGGCGGGCTGGCTTTTCAGCAAAGCCGCCGCCTGACCGAGCGCCTTTTCGTGGTCGTCCAAATAGGCCAGCGCGCCCTCGCCGGTCAACGCCTCGATGCGACGCACCCCGGCGGCCACGGCGCTTTCGGAGACCATCTTGAAGACGCCGATATCGCCGGTCCGCCCGACGTGGGTGCCGCCGCACAGCTCGACGGAAAAGTCATCATCGCCGGGCGCACCTTCGGGATTTTTCGAGCCCATCGAGACCACCCGCACTTCGTCGCCGTATTTTTCGCCGAACAACGCCATCGCGCCCGCCTCGACCGCCGCGTCGGGAGCCATCAGGCGGGTCGTCACCGCCGTGTTGGCGCGAATCTGGGCGTTCACCGCGGCCTCGACCTCGGCCAGGACATCGGGCGTGATCGCCATCGGGTGGCTCACATCGAAACGCAGGCGCTCGGCGGCGACCAACGACCCCTTTTGGGTGACATGTTCGCCCAGGGCGCCGCGCAAGGCGGCGTGCAGCAAATGAGTCGCCGAATGGTTGGCGCGCAGGGCGCCGCGGTACGCATGATCGACCCGCAAGGTGACCTCATCGCCGACATTGACCACGCCTTTGCCGACCCGCACGACGTGAACGTGCACATCGCCCAAGACCTTTTTGGTGTCAAGAACCTCCAACACGGCGCCGGCGGCGGTCTCGATCACGCCGCGATCGCCCATCTGGCCGCCCGATTCACCGTAGAACGGCGTCTGGTTGACGAGCACCTGGAGCTCTTCGCCCGCCGCGCCCGCCGTCACCCGTTCACCGCCGCGAACCAGGGCGGTGACCCGGCCCTGGGCCTCTTCCTTAAGGTAGCCGAGAAACTCGCTGGCCCCGACGTCTTCGCGCAAATCGAACCAGATGCGGTCGGTCGCCGCCGCGCCGGACCCCGCCCAGGCCTTGCGCGCCTCGGCGCGTTGGCGCGCCATGGCGGCGTTGAACCCGGCCTCATCGACCGCCAGGCCGCGCGAACGCAGCGCGTCCTGGGTCAAGTCGAGGGGAAAGCCATAGGTGTCGTACAACTTGAACGCCGTTTCGCCGTCCAGAACCCCCTTATCGCCGAGAGCGGCGGTTTCTTCATCGAGCAGGCGCAGACCACGATCCAAGGTTTTCTTGAAGCGCGTTTCTTCCAATTTCAGAGTTTCGCTGATCAGCGCCTTGGCGCGCACCAGTTCGGGATAGGCTCGGCCCATTTCACCGATCAGGGTCGGCACCAAACGCCAGATCAGCGGCTCGCTGGCGCCGATCAAGTGGGCATGGCGCATGGCGCGGCGCATGATCCGGCGCAGCACGTAGCCGCGCCCCTCGTTCGAGGGCAGCACCCCGTCGGCGATCAAAAAGGCGGTGGCGCGCAGGTGATCGGCGATGACCCGGTGGGAAACCTTGTGCGGGCCGTCCGGCGCGGTGCCCGAAGCCTCGGCCGAGGCGCGAATCAGACCGCGCATCAAATCGATTTCGTAGTTGTCGTGGGTGCCCTGCATCACCGCGGCGATGCGCTCCAACCCCATTCCGGTGTCGATCGACGGACGGGGCAAATCGACCCGCTCGTCGGGAGTCTTCTGCTCGTACTGCATGAAGACCAGGTTCCATATTTCGATGAAGCGGTCGCCGTCCTCGTCGGGGCTTCCCGGGGGGCCGCCGGGGATGTGATCGCCATGATCGTAGAAAATCTCCGAACAGGGGCCGCACGGGCCGGTATCGCCCATCGCCCAGAAGTTATCCGAGGTCGCGATGCGGATGATGCGGTCCTCGGGCAGGCCCGCGATTTTCTTCCACAGATCGAAGGCCTGATCGTCATCGGCGTAAACGGTGACCAGCAGTTTGTCCTTGGGCAGGGCGAATTCCTTGGTGATCAAGGTCCACGCCAATTCGATCGCGGTGTCCTTGAAATAATCGCCGAACGAAAAATTTCCCAGCATTTCGAAAAAGGTATGGTGCCGCGCGGTATACCCGACATTTTCCAAATCGTTGTGCTTGCCCCCCGCACGCACGCATTTTTGCGATGTCGCGGCGCGCGTGTAGGGGCGGGTCTCGGCGCCCGTGAAGACGTTCTTGAACTGCACCATCCCGGCGTTGGTGAACATCAACGTCGGGTCGTTGTGCGGCACCAGAGGACCGGACGCGACCTTGGCATGTCCATTGGCGGCGAAATAATCGAGGAAGGTGTCGCGAATATCGTTAACTGTCTTCATGGGGGTGACCGGTCACTTCTAAACGTCTGGATTACGGGCGCACGTCGACGCGCGCGCATAAATACGCACACGGGGTGTGAACCCACGCTTTTACAGCGAACCCCGTACCCTGTCCAGATGCAGCGCCCCACCATCGCAAGGACGGCGCACAAGGACGGCGCACAAGGATCGCGCCCTTTCGCGGTTCGGATGTCCTTCGCGGCCTCGGCGCCCCGACAGACCCACGGACCAGGGGATGGGGATGGAGGATGGGGATGGGGAATGAGGGATGGGGGCTGGAGGCTGGGGATGAGGGATAGGAGATGGGCGACGAGACAAAAAGCCCCCCGACGCGCCGGAGGGGCTTTGCGCCGGAGGGACTTTATAATGTCATTCGTGTACCGTCGTCCGCGGGCGCGATCGGTAAAGTCCGCGAGCGGGTGACGGGACGGTTATGCCTCGGGCGGGGTGTCGCCATCGCCGTCGGGGGAGCCGATCATCATTTCGTCGGCGATCAAGCCGGCGTTGGCGCGGATTTTAGTCTCGATCTCTTGGGCCATCTCGGGATGCTCGCGCAGATAGGTCTTGGCGTTTTCCCGACCCTGACCGATTCTCTCGGAGGAATAAGAAAACCACGAGCCGGATTTCTCGACCAATCCCGCCTTGACGCCAAAGTCGAGCAATTCGCCCATCTTGGAGACGCCTTCACCGTACATGATATCGAACTCGACAACCTTGAACGGCGGCGCCAGCTTGTTCTTGACCACCTTGACCCGGGTTTGGTTGCCGACGATTTCATCGCGATCCTTAAGCGCGCCGATACGGCGGATTTCCAGACGCACCGAGGAATAGAACTTGAGGGCGTTGCCCCCCGTGGTGGTTTCCGGGTTGCCGAACATGACGCCGATCTTCATGCGTATCTGATTGATGAAGATAATCATCGTGTTCGACCGCGACACCGACCCGGTCAGCTTGCGCAAGGCCTGGCTCATCAGGCGCGCCTGCAGACCGACGTGATGGTCGCCCATCTCCCCTTCCAATTCGGCGCGGGGCACCAGCGCGGCGACGCTATCGACGACCAGGATGTCGATCGCCCCCGAACGCACCAGGGTATCGGCGATTTCCAGCGCCTGCTCGCCACCGTCGGGTTGGGAAATCAGCAAATCGTTGATATCTACCCCCAATTTGACGGCGTAAGACGGATCGAGTGCGTGTTCGGCGTCGATAAAGGCGCAGGTGCCGCCTTTTTTCTGTGCTTCGGCCACCGCGTGCAGAGCGAGCGTGGTCTTGCCCGAGCTTTCCGGGCCGTAAATTTCGATAATGCGCCCACGCGGCAATCCACCGATGCCCAGGGCGATATCCAGTCCCAAGGATCCGGTCGAGATGGCGTCCGCCTCGACCGTTTCACGCTGTCCCAATCGCATGACCGACCCCTTGCCAAAGGCCCGTTCAATTTGCCCAACGGCGGCTTCCAGAGCCTTATTCTTATCCATGGTGTCCTTTTCAACGAGTCGTAGCGCGCTTTGTGACATGATCCGGCCTCACTTATTCCATAAGGGTATGATGGATGCAACGCTCATAAATGTACACGTTTTGTTCTTATGCGCAAGCGCATATTTTAACTTATTGATATACAATAATTTTTATGGGTATGTTCCGTTTTGGTTCATGATTTTTTTGCGCCCCCCTCGTAAGATGAATTCAATGTGGGAAAAAGCTGCCCTCCGACGCGGCGCACGTTCGCCACGACGGCGGTCAGGCGCCGTCGAGGACGTCCTTGACCTTGCCCGCCAGAGCCTTCAGCGTGAACGGCTTGGCCAGGAAATGGATGTCGCCCTGAGCCGTGATGCCGCCGGGGGTGACATCCTCGGCATAACCGGAAATGAGTATGACCTTGATGTCGGGCAGTTCCTGGCGCACCAGCTGGACCAGCGTCGGGCCATCCATGCCCGGCATCACGACATCCGAAATAATGAGGTCGAGCGGGCGTTCGGCGACGTTGATGGCGTCCAGCGCAGCCTCGCCGTTTTCGGTGTCGATCACGTGGTAGCCTTTATTCCTGAGGGCCTGGGCCGCGAACATGCGCACCGCGTCCTCATCCTCGACCAGCAACACCGTCGCCGAGCCGGTCAGGTCGGGTTCGACCGGGGTGGAGGGGAGGCTTTCTCCGGCCGCGCCGGCCTTTTCATCGTCGCCGTCGCGCGCGCCTTGCCCTCCGGTCCCGCTCGTCGTCCCCGCACGATAACGATCGAGCGCCGGCGCATCATCCCTGGCGCGCGGCAGGTAAATCGAAAACACCGTGCCTTCGCCGGGGGCGCTGTCGAGCAGCAAAAAGCCTCCCGTCTGATGAACGATGCCGTACACCGTGGACAACCCCAGCCCGGTGCCCTCGCCGACGTCCTTGGTGGTGAAGAACGGCTCGAAAATGCGTTCCATGTTTTCCTTAGCGATGCCGACTCCGGTATCCATCACATCGACCACGACATACTCGCCGGGGGGGACCACCTCGTGACCACGCTGAATGGCCTCGCCCAAGGATCGGTTGGCGGTGCGTACGGTCAGCGTCCCCCCACCCGGCATGGCGTCGCGAGCGTTGACGGCGAGGTTGATGATAACCTGTTCGAACTGCCCCTTGTCGGCGCGCACCGGCCACAGGTCGCGGCTATGCTCGAACTGTAAATCGATGGTCGGGCCAAGCAGACGATCGAGCAAGGTATTGGACAGTTCGGCCAGCACCTCGCTGAGGTCGATCATCTGGG
This genomic window from Varunaivibrio sulfuroxidans contains:
- the alaS gene encoding alanine--tRNA ligase — encoded protein: MKTVNDIRDTFLDYFAANGHAKVASGPLVPHNDPTLMFTNAGMVQFKNVFTGAETRPYTRAATSQKCVRAGGKHNDLENVGYTARHHTFFEMLGNFSFGDYFKDTAIELAWTLITKEFALPKDKLLVTVYADDDQAFDLWKKIAGLPEDRIIRIATSDNFWAMGDTGPCGPCSEIFYDHGDHIPGGPPGSPDEDGDRFIEIWNLVFMQYEQKTPDERVDLPRPSIDTGMGLERIAAVMQGTHDNYEIDLMRGLIRASAEASGTAPDGPHKVSHRVIADHLRATAFLIADGVLPSNEGRGYVLRRIMRRAMRHAHLIGASEPLIWRLVPTLIGEMGRAYPELVRAKALISETLKLEETRFKKTLDRGLRLLDEETAALGDKGVLDGETAFKLYDTYGFPLDLTQDALRSRGLAVDEAGFNAAMARQRAEARKAWAGSGAAATDRIWFDLREDVGASEFLGYLKEEAQGRVTALVRGGERVTAGAAGEELQVLVNQTPFYGESGGQMGDRGVIETAAGAVLEVLDTKKVLGDVHVHVVRVGKGVVNVGDEVTLRVDHAYRGALRANHSATHLLHAALRGALGEHVTQKGSLVAAERLRFDVSHPMAITPDVLAEVEAAVNAQIRANTAVTTRLMAPDAAVEAGAMALFGEKYGDEVRVVSMGSKNPEGAPGDDDFSVELCGGTHVGRTGDIGVFKMVSESAVAAGVRRIEALTGEGALAYLDDHEKALGQAAALLKSQPAEVPARIRALMDERKKLERELLETRRRMASGGGRAPAKTVGDIAFAPRIMEGVPAKDLKGMADEILSQIGSGVAALGSNVEGKASLVVAVSADIKDKVSAVDLVRAGAAAVGGKGGGGRPDMAQAGGPDGDKLDRAMAAIENALGAVVSSAP
- a CDS encoding MFS transporter; the protein is MSLQNQTPPPSVARTWRTPEMLLLVLSVAMPLSFATWMALLNNFAVHRASFGGIEIGTLQSLREIPGFLAFSAVFVLLFLREQPFAYLAMMLLGLGTALTGFFPSVIGLYVTTVIMSTGFHYFETMRQSLSLQWLSKGRAPVAMGRMISMGAMASLGVFAVLWLGLEVFAIDMKWLYVIGGSLTILTVIACWIAFPRFEGQTIQNKHLVLRKAYWLYYLLTFMSGARRQIFIVFAGFLMVQKFGLDAAHIALLMLINNAISMWFAPFVGRMIGRFGERQVLSSEYIGLIVVFLSYAVVDNVWVAGGLYVVDNLFFSMMIASKTYFQKIADPADVASTSGVSFTINHIAAVVIPISFGVLWTLSPSYVFYAGAVIAVLSLGLARLVPSHPSAENISVLGRSAPQAAQ
- a CDS encoding AraC family transcriptional regulator, whose product is MTKNIEKEPSTRINAIPGVQLDADDIPRPVVVRVTTLERGQSVPTHAHARAQLVYAAEGVVTVATPSGIWVAPPSRAVWVAPDVEHSVRASSRAVMNNLFLVPALARQLALPSCCVVAVPDLLRTLLAHGAQMPTLYEETGPDGRIVGVIVDQIRILKTQPLHLPAPSDPRLKIIADALIANPADKRTLAQWARVSGASTRTLARLFPRQTGMNFAQWRQQARLLEALRRLAHKQPVTTIALDLGYDSPSAFIAIFKKAMGATPGKYFDGAPASARKRHT
- a CDS encoding peptidylprolyl isomerase; this translates as MDLKDGRVVIQMRPDLAPHHVARIKELVRQGFYDGLTFHRVIAGFMAQTGDPRGDGTGGSGQKLKAEFSDAPHVRGTVSMARARSIDSADSQFFIVYSRAANLDGQYTVWGQVVQGMRFVDMIKRGNPAANGMVVNPDKIIRMQVMADVKPAAKP
- the recA gene encoding recombinase RecA; amino-acid sequence: MSQSALRLVEKDTMDKNKALEAAVGQIERAFGKGSVMRLGQRETVEADAISTGSLGLDIALGIGGLPRGRIIEIYGPESSGKTTLALHAVAEAQKKGGTCAFIDAEHALDPSYAVKLGVDINDLLISQPDGGEQALEIADTLVRSGAIDILVVDSVAALVPRAELEGEMGDHHVGLQARLMSQALRKLTGSVSRSNTMIIFINQIRMKIGVMFGNPETTTGGNALKFYSSVRLEIRRIGALKDRDEIVGNQTRVKVVKNKLAPPFKVVEFDIMYGEGVSKMGELLDFGVKAGLVEKSGSWFSYSSERIGQGRENAKTYLREHPEMAQEIETKIRANAGLIADEMMIGSPDGDGDTPPEA